A genome region from Babesia bigemina genome assembly Bbig001, chromosome : I includes the following:
- a CDS encoding ribosomal protein S2, putative, producing the protein MAERGGFSSGFGRGRGGRRASSRGRGGNEDDLKSWVPVTKLGRLVSAGLIQSIEQIYLHSIPIKEYQIIDYFYQPTLTDKKLADDVVKIIPVQKQTNAGQRTRFKVFVAIGDFDGHCGLGTKCAKEVATAIRGAIISAKLSLIPVRRGYWGNMIGEPHTVPMKVSGKCGSVRARLVPAPRGTQIVGAPTTKKLLAFAGVKDCFSCSSGSTKTRGNFLKAVFAALSATYGYLTPDLWRQVKLQPSIYEEFASFLNSGKTLVKPDTVPYYA; encoded by the exons ATGGCGG AACGCGGTGGTTTCAGCTCAGGATTCGGAAGGGGTCGCGGAGGGCGACGCGCATCCTCCAG GGGACGTGGTGGTAACGAGGACGACCTCAAGAGCTGGGTCCCGGTCACCAAGCTCGGCAGGCTGGTTTCAGCCGGTTTGATCCAGTCGATCGAGCAGATCTACTTGCACTCAATCCCCATCAAGGAGTACCAAATCATCGACTACTTCTACCAGCCCACTCTCACCGACAAGAAATTGGCCGACGATGTTGTCAAGATCATACCCGTGCAGAAGCAGACCAACGCCGGACAGAGGACCAGGTTCAAGGTATTCGTTGCCATCGGTGATTTCGACGGACACTGCGGACTCGGCACCAAGTGCGCTAAGGAAGTTGCTACCGCCATTAGGGGCGCCATAATCTCGGCCAAGCTCTCGCTCATCCCAGTCAGGCGTGGCTACTGGGGTAACATGATTGGCGAGCCGCACACGGTCCCGATGAAGGTCTCGGGCAAGTGTGGCAGTGTAAGGGCCAGGTTGGTACCTGCCCCGAGGGGTACGCAGATCGTCGGAGCGCCCACCACCAAGAAGCTTCTCGCATTCGCCGGTGTGAAGGACTGCTTCTCATGCTCCTCTGGATCCACCAAGACCAGGGGAAACTTCTTGAAGGCCGTTTTCGCAGCACTATCGGCCACATACGGATACCTCACGCCAGACTTGTGGAGGCAAGTCAAGCTGCAGCCCTCGATTTACGAGGAGTTCGCCAGCTTCCTCAACTCCGGCAAGACCCTCGTGAAACCAGACACGGTGCCATACTACGCTTAA
- a CDS encoding glutamine cyclotransferase, putative: MRCDRRSTTRFAIALASLSVLTAVFIAWFYQPLSLFSPDTEFVARVYLPEVQGVRIPHVCEFGSKAVLPFTQGLLFTSEHTLVETSGLSSHSFLREFSASTGATLRRVDLPNGYFAEGSALVVEPSTLRLYVMVLTYTDNAILLYDYASFALEHVYKMRYVGFGLTSNYDIRCKDRSEFVRRQKVWMTTGGSDLISVSLPDSFREGTINIAGSVPITLNGRRLLYVNEMEYNVPSDTVYGNIWGSDYIVEISPYDGKCLALWDLRTLSSQQPTGVDVLNGIACHPSKPYCMVTGKFWPHLYSVTFPKGSANAVDVAAAFYENFCAAEGATSSPQEAR, from the coding sequence ATGCGCTGCGATCGGCGTAGCACGACGCGGTTCGCCATAGCCTTGGCGTCTTTGTCCGTTCTCACAGCCGTTTTCATTGCTTGGTTTTACCAGCCACTCTCTCTGTTCAGTCCGGACACTGAATTCGTCGCTCGAGTTTACTTACCTGAGGTGCAGGGTGTTCGTATTCCGCACGTATGCGAGTTTGGCTCCAAGGCAGTTTTGCCATTCACCCAGGGCCTGCTGTTCACCTCCGAGCATACGTTGGTGGAAACATCGGGCCTATCGTCCCATAGTTTCCTGCGCGAGTTTTCTGCGTCCACCGGTGCGACGCTCCGCCGTGTGGACCTTCCGAACGGCTACTTCGCCGAGGGCAGCGCACTGGTGGTGGAGCCGAGCACGCTGCGTCTGTATGTGATGGTGCTGACCTATACCGACAACGCGATTCTGCTGTACGACTATGCGTCTTTCGCCCTGGAGCACGTGTACAAGATGAGGTACGTGGGCTTCGGGCTGACTTCCAACTACGACATTCGTTGCAAAGATCGTTCGGAATTCGTAAGGCGCCAGAAGGTGTGGATGACTACGGGAGGGAGCGACCTGATATCGGTGTCGCTGCCGGACTCTTTCAGGGAGGGCACCATAAACATCGCCGGCTCAGTGCCCATCACCCTAAACGGCCGGCGTCTGCTGTACGTGAACGAGATGGAGTACAACGTGCCGTCCGACACCGTGTACGGCAACATCTGGGGTAGCGACTACATCGTGGAAATAAGCCCGTATGATGGCAAGTGTCTAGCTCTGTGGGACCTGCGGACGCTGTCCTCCCAGCAGCCCACGGGCGTGGACGTTCTGAACGGCATCGCGTGCCACCCAAGCAAGCCCTACTGTATGGTTACTGGCAAGTTTTGGCCGCATCTGTACAGCGTGACGTTCCCGAAAGGCTCTGCCAACGCGGTGGACGTCGCGGCTGCGTTTTACGAAAACTTTTGCGCGGCGGAGGGCGCTACATCATCACCGCAAGAAGCGCGTTGA
- a CDS encoding DHHC zinc finger domain containing protein, putative, giving the protein MVAIVMPSSGRRSRLAVPVDSICVFLLTYALALQAQWTTTALALKLWPDHRFVTVLTITCHTATLSLAMWSHWMCATTDPGYIPALKDEHLIYDALRWGFTDCNKCRSIRPRRAHHCRICNRCVLHMDHHCPWISNCYVFLTGSTELALASVIGYEMYDLYHRDIDSLLSKYGVFMIVSTTVLYFVAILFTMFTFILFVDQMYQIYRNTTAIDKLKNISNREQSFMQTLTHLFGCRFSVTWFLPLPMKPRYFGAELTCADVVALSVFDESDAVLADRNHELQGLDAKDADAPRRVSCFHKLLYRREISDDVDTE; this is encoded by the exons ATGGTTGCTATTGTGATGCCGTCGTCCGGCAGGCGGTCTAGGCTCGCTGTACCCGTCGATTCCATTTGCGTGTTTCTACTG ACATACGCGTTAGCGCTGCAAGCTCAATGGACGACGACGGCACTTGCGCTGAAGCTCTG GCCGGATCATCGTTTCGTGACGGTGCTCACGATAACGTGTCACACGGCAACGCTCTCTCTAGCCATGTGGTCGCACTGGATGTGCGCGACTACTGACCCCGGTTATATCCCCGCGCTTAAGG ACGAGCACCTGATCTACGATGCCCTGCGCTGGGGGTTCACCGACTGCAACAAGTGCCGCTCCATCCGGCCGCGTCGCGCACACCACTGTAGGATTTGCAACCGTTGCGTGCTGCACATGGACCACCACT GCCCGTGGATCAGCAACTGC TACGTCTTCCTGACTGGCTCGACCGAGCTTGCCCTCGCGAGCGTGATTGGCTACGAGATGTACGACCTCTACCACCGTGACATTGATTCGCTTTTGTCGAAGTACGGGGTGTTCATGATCGTGTCAACTACC GTGCTTTACTTCGTGGCCATCCTGTTCACGATGTTCACGTTCATCCTCTTCGTCGACCAGATGTACCAGATATATCGCAACACCACGGCGATAGACAAGCTGAAGAACATTTCCAACCGCGAGCAAAGTTTCATGCAAACTCTGACGCACTTGTTTGGGTGCCGCTTCTCCGTCACGTG GTTCCTCCCGCTTCCCATGAAACCCCGGTACTTCGGCGCTGAGCTGACCTGCGCGGACGTTGTGGCGCTGTCCGTGTTCGACGAGTCTGACGCGGTGCTGGCTGACCGCAACCACGAGCTGCAAGGGCTGGATGCGAAAGATGCCGACGCCCCGCGCCGAGTCTCGTGTTTCCACAAACTGTTGTATCGTCGGGAAATATCCGATGATGTGGACACTGAATAA